From Hemitrygon akajei chromosome 19, sHemAka1.3, whole genome shotgun sequence, the proteins below share one genomic window:
- the atp6ap1la gene encoding ATPase H+ transporting accessory protein 1 like a isoform X1, producing the protein MEAYRIQCLIFSLLIKFSMTNEETVPVIMWSTAEALWKTVDNAQREHNKEVSELSWYLNPVFSRSQKKVILFWQETQNTNDIMNSDTSLTHTFSNIQNVLDSAPSSIVLPTVSQRWTYQLPEYVHDKLGGYSVYVNQLPFWNPEMNGTKPLLLIVKLPLMHRSAVTADSRVLADDDVIKLVINTFKANEVPYTAIFMAGRSSKVTGHSFSDVMSIGRKLLQIPNWNQYSPINVTDGEKTCILFTAKKITIRFGDQPEIDLTNKTFGNAAKVNTRNSTCSADHAMLLLNYGDVGKLKQLVIRFIMKNTYHRISLQNWFSLDFVQIFYNNALQASFNASEIYAPVTNSYHCHYISSLQKYEALLVPRTRDNATGFWHITFVQLQIQGFNINAGQFASARDCVSFFTPAVLMGLVTSLILVLVLAYTGYMLVHLKRMGEYNESKNTVYSPTLEEADFEE; encoded by the exons ATGGAAGCCTATCGCATCCAGTGCTTAATATTTTCGCTTCTCATAAAGTTTTCAATGACGAATGAAGAAACAGTGCCCGTTATAATGTGGTCAACAGCAGA AGCCTTGtggaaaactgtggacaatgcACAGAGAGAGCACAATAAAGAGGTATCTGAACTATCCTGGTATCTCAATCCCGTATTCAGCAGAAGTCAGAAGAAAGTGATACTGTTCTGGCAGGAGACG CAGAACACCAATGATATTATGAATTCTGATACCAGTTTGACACACACATTTTCTAACATTCAG AACGTTCTGGATTCTGCTCCATCTTCGATTGTCCTACCAACTGTAAGCCAGCGATGGACGTATCAGCTCCCTGAATATGTGCATGATAAGCTCGGAGGATACTCAGTATATGTAAATCAATTACCATTTTGGAACCCAGAAATGAACGGCACTAAACCGTTATTACTAATAGTGAAATTACCATTAATGCACAG ATCTGCAGTGACAGCAGATAGCAGAGTCCTAGCTGATGATG ACGTTATTAAACTGGTCATCAATACTTTCAAAGCAAATGAGGTCCCTTATACAGCTATTTTCATGGCTGGCAGGAGTTCCAAG GTGACTGGACATTCTTTCAGTGATGTCATGAGCATTGGTAGGAAGCTTCTGCAAATCCCAAATTGGAACCAGTATTCACCGATAAATGTTACAGATGGTGAAAAAACATGCATTCTCTTCACTGCCAAAAAGATAACAATTAGATTTGGAGACCAGCCAGAGATCGATTTGACTAACAAAACATTTGGGAACGCTGCTAAAGTTAATACAAGGAATTCAACATGTTCTGCAGATCATGCCAT GCTTTTACTGAATTATGGTGATGTTGGGAAACTGAAGCAACTTGTTATTAG GTTTATAATGAAAAATACTTATCATAGAATCTCTCTTCAGAACTGGTTTAGCCTGGATTTTGTGCAGATCTTCTACAACAATGCCTTACAAGCATCATTTAATGCAAGTGAAATCTACGCTCCAGTTACTAATTCATACCACTGTCACTATATCAGTAGTCTGCAGAAATATGAAGCATTGCTGGTACCCAGAACCAGAGACAATGCCACAGGGTTCTGGCATATCACCTTCGTGCAGCTTCAG ATTCAAGGATTTAATATTAACGCAGGACAGTTTGCCTCTGCCCGAGACTGTGTCTCCTTCTTCACCCCTGCTGTCCTGATGGGGCTTGTAACTTCTCTCATACTCGTGCTGGTCCTTGCTTATACAGGGTATATGTTGGTCCACTTAAAACGAATGGGAGAGTACAATGAATCGAAAAACACCGTATACAGCCCGACACTGGAAGAAGCTGATTTTGAAGAATAA
- the atp6ap1la gene encoding ATPase H+ transporting accessory protein 1 like a isoform X2 translates to MEAYRIQCLIFSLLIKFSMTNEETVPVIMWSTAEALWKTVDNAQREHNKEVSELSWYLNPVFSRSQKKVILFWQETNTNDIMNSDTSLTHTFSNIQNVLDSAPSSIVLPTVSQRWTYQLPEYVHDKLGGYSVYVNQLPFWNPEMNGTKPLLLIVKLPLMHRSAVTADSRVLADDDVIKLVINTFKANEVPYTAIFMAGRSSKVTGHSFSDVMSIGRKLLQIPNWNQYSPINVTDGEKTCILFTAKKITIRFGDQPEIDLTNKTFGNAAKVNTRNSTCSADHAMLLLNYGDVGKLKQLVIRFIMKNTYHRISLQNWFSLDFVQIFYNNALQASFNASEIYAPVTNSYHCHYISSLQKYEALLVPRTRDNATGFWHITFVQLQIQGFNINAGQFASARDCVSFFTPAVLMGLVTSLILVLVLAYTGYMLVHLKRMGEYNESKNTVYSPTLEEADFEE, encoded by the exons ATGGAAGCCTATCGCATCCAGTGCTTAATATTTTCGCTTCTCATAAAGTTTTCAATGACGAATGAAGAAACAGTGCCCGTTATAATGTGGTCAACAGCAGA AGCCTTGtggaaaactgtggacaatgcACAGAGAGAGCACAATAAAGAGGTATCTGAACTATCCTGGTATCTCAATCCCGTATTCAGCAGAAGTCAGAAGAAAGTGATACTGTTCTGGCAGGAGACG AACACCAATGATATTATGAATTCTGATACCAGTTTGACACACACATTTTCTAACATTCAG AACGTTCTGGATTCTGCTCCATCTTCGATTGTCCTACCAACTGTAAGCCAGCGATGGACGTATCAGCTCCCTGAATATGTGCATGATAAGCTCGGAGGATACTCAGTATATGTAAATCAATTACCATTTTGGAACCCAGAAATGAACGGCACTAAACCGTTATTACTAATAGTGAAATTACCATTAATGCACAG ATCTGCAGTGACAGCAGATAGCAGAGTCCTAGCTGATGATG ACGTTATTAAACTGGTCATCAATACTTTCAAAGCAAATGAGGTCCCTTATACAGCTATTTTCATGGCTGGCAGGAGTTCCAAG GTGACTGGACATTCTTTCAGTGATGTCATGAGCATTGGTAGGAAGCTTCTGCAAATCCCAAATTGGAACCAGTATTCACCGATAAATGTTACAGATGGTGAAAAAACATGCATTCTCTTCACTGCCAAAAAGATAACAATTAGATTTGGAGACCAGCCAGAGATCGATTTGACTAACAAAACATTTGGGAACGCTGCTAAAGTTAATACAAGGAATTCAACATGTTCTGCAGATCATGCCAT GCTTTTACTGAATTATGGTGATGTTGGGAAACTGAAGCAACTTGTTATTAG GTTTATAATGAAAAATACTTATCATAGAATCTCTCTTCAGAACTGGTTTAGCCTGGATTTTGTGCAGATCTTCTACAACAATGCCTTACAAGCATCATTTAATGCAAGTGAAATCTACGCTCCAGTTACTAATTCATACCACTGTCACTATATCAGTAGTCTGCAGAAATATGAAGCATTGCTGGTACCCAGAACCAGAGACAATGCCACAGGGTTCTGGCATATCACCTTCGTGCAGCTTCAG ATTCAAGGATTTAATATTAACGCAGGACAGTTTGCCTCTGCCCGAGACTGTGTCTCCTTCTTCACCCCTGCTGTCCTGATGGGGCTTGTAACTTCTCTCATACTCGTGCTGGTCCTTGCTTATACAGGGTATATGTTGGTCCACTTAAAACGAATGGGAGAGTACAATGAATCGAAAAACACCGTATACAGCCCGACACTGGAAGAAGCTGATTTTGAAGAATAA